The following nucleotide sequence is from Nicotiana sylvestris unplaced genomic scaffold, ASM39365v2 Un00012, whole genome shotgun sequence.
ATAAACAACAGGCTTATTGTGCttatgttgaagaagaaagtgaTGGAAATATGTGGtttcacgacatcaaggaatatttggcaaagggagaaTATCTAGAGCACGCAACCCATACTCAGAAGCACACACTTCGAAGGTTAGCCAATCATTTCTTTCAAAGGGGGGGAATTCTGTATAGAAGGACTTCAGACTTGGGACTACTATGGTATGTCGATGCCAAGGAGGCATCCAGATTACTTGAGGAAATACATGGTGGAACTTTCGGACCGCacatgaatggctttgtcttagccaagaaaatactgaGAGTAGgatatttctggatgactatAGAAACAGACTGCATAAAGTATGTTCAGAAGTGCCACCAATCCCAGATACATGCTGATATGATATGAGTACCACCcaatgaactcaatgcaacaagtacACCCTGACCTTTCTCCGCGTGGagcatggatgtcatcggtccaatCGAACCCACTGCTTCAAATAGGCATAGGTCCATTCTGctggccatagactatttcacaaaATTGGTCGAAGCcacatcttacaaagctgtaaatAAGAAGGTCGTCGCAGGCTTTGTTCGGGATCGCATTGTTTGTAGGTTCGGAGTgccagagtcaatcatcactggcaatgccaccaatctcaatagtgatttaatgaaggccatgtgtgaaactttcaagatcaagtATAAGAATTCCACAGCATACAAGCCGTAAATGAACAGAGctatagaagccgccaataaaaacatcaagaagatactgaggaaaatGGTAGATAATTACAAACAATGGCACAAGAAGCTGCCATTTGCTCTGCCCGGGTATCGTACAACGGTTCgcacatcaactagggcaacTCCCTACCTACTGGTCTATGGTACGGAAGCGGTTATTCCTACCGAAATAGAAATCCCTCTtctaagaatcatacaagaagctgagcacAACGGCGTAGAATGGGTACAGAGCCGCTATGAACAACTGGCTCTCATTGATGGGAAGAGAAAGAATGCGGTATGTCATGGCAAGAGCTTTCAACGAATGGCAAGAGCTTTCAACGAAAAGGTCAGACCAAGGCAAttcatgtgacgacccggccggtcatcttaagaattaatgccccaatcccctattaactgctttccccaagtttatttctgctattttgatttgctggaatgttcagttttgag
It contains:
- the LOC138884639 gene encoding uncharacterized protein; this translates as MNRAIEAANKNIKKILRKMVDNYKQWHKKLPFALPGYRTTVRTSTRATPYLLVYGTEAVIPTEIEIPLLRIIQEAEHNGVEWVQSRYEQLALIDGKRKNAVCHGKSFQRMARAFNEKIPEKRDLMKAMCETFKIKYKNSTAYKP